From a single Planctellipticum variicoloris genomic region:
- a CDS encoding transaldolase family protein: MPTPLESLVACGTKLWLDSIDPDLVRENRQFGATGATSNPIIISDLLKTGRFDDQIRKLVAEGLSDVDIAWEMTDRLVRQAQEVFHDVWVKTKGNDGYVSFELDPLLEAADCPLTVAEKAKQYVALGKKWAAGHENRMIKVPATPGGLAALEELAAAGITLNVTLLFTRRQYEAARDAVWRGAQRRKSLDGFKSVYSIFVSRIDVYTKQQVPTLSAAAQGLVGIVNAQRLWQENQQFWADKKLPLHQEFIFASTGTKDPADSPDKYVAALAGADIQTNPPGTNAAVQKLAGKVFTRKVDQLPSAAVLAEIDEKIDFAKLEEVLMSEGLAKFADPFKSLLATIAGKR; encoded by the coding sequence ATGCCTACCCCCCTGGAATCGCTGGTTGCCTGCGGAACGAAACTCTGGCTGGACAGCATCGATCCCGACCTCGTCCGGGAAAACCGCCAGTTCGGCGCGACCGGCGCCACCTCCAATCCGATCATCATTTCCGACCTGCTCAAGACCGGCCGGTTCGACGACCAGATCCGCAAGCTGGTCGCCGAGGGGCTGAGCGACGTCGATATTGCGTGGGAAATGACCGACCGGCTGGTCCGGCAGGCACAAGAGGTCTTCCACGACGTCTGGGTGAAGACCAAGGGGAACGACGGCTACGTCAGCTTCGAGCTCGACCCGCTCCTCGAAGCCGCCGACTGCCCGCTGACGGTCGCCGAAAAGGCGAAACAGTACGTCGCGCTCGGCAAGAAGTGGGCGGCGGGGCACGAGAACCGCATGATCAAGGTCCCGGCCACGCCGGGCGGACTGGCGGCGTTGGAAGAGCTGGCCGCGGCGGGAATCACCCTCAATGTGACGCTGCTCTTCACCCGTCGCCAGTACGAAGCGGCCCGCGACGCCGTCTGGCGCGGGGCTCAGCGTCGCAAGTCGCTGGACGGTTTCAAATCGGTCTACAGCATTTTTGTGAGCCGGATTGACGTCTATACCAAGCAGCAGGTTCCGACGTTGTCCGCTGCCGCTCAGGGACTGGTCGGCATCGTCAACGCGCAGCGGCTGTGGCAGGAGAATCAGCAGTTCTGGGCCGATAAAAAACTGCCTCTGCACCAGGAATTCATCTTCGCCAGCACCGGCACCAAGGACCCTGCCGACTCGCCGGACAAGTACGTTGCCGCGCTGGCCGGTGCGGACATCCAGACGAACCCGCCGGGGACGAACGCCGCGGTGCAGAAGCTGGCCGGCAAGGTCTTTACCCGCAAGGTAGACCAGCTTCCGTCGGCTGCGGTTCTGGCCGAGATCGACGAGAAGATCGACTTTGCGAAGCTGGAAGAAGTCCTGATGAGCGAAGGTCTGGCCAAGTTCGCCGACCCGTTCAAGAGCCTGCTGGCGACGATCGCCGGCAAGCGCTAG
- a CDS encoding heavy metal translocating P-type ATPase, with amino-acid sequence MAVAVYILAFIAGGRETLHHTLTDLKHGEVNIDLLMLAAAAGAAALGDWPEGAVLLFLFSLSHALEDFILGRTRRAIAGLMELTPDEATLLRDGQEQRVPVEQLVVGDLVVVRPSERIPVDGVIDEGMTSVDQSPMTGESIPVDKSPGDVVFGGTLNQQGLIHVRVTRIAGETTLARMVKLVEQAQTERAASQRFTEWFGPRYTWLVLGGSLAYFLLLWLALGFAPYDAFYRSMAVLVVASPCAVVLSIPAAILTAITSAASGGVLFKGGVHLEDTALLKTMAFDKTGTLTRGRPELVGIATAAGVSEEQLLRAAVAIEQRSEHPLARAITQAAETRGYAAKPADEITSVPGFGVTGTVDGHRVQIGKALWFEQNGPALPSELAPRLREFRTAGQTVIAVVEDQRFLGLLAVADTLRPTAVSAIGELKGLGIAPLLMLTGDSIDVARDFAGHLGLDYQAELLPEDKLKHIERLRERHGPVGMIGDGMNDAPALALANVGFSLGGAGTDVALETADVVIMADDLRRLPYAVTLARRTQRIIRQNLAIAFGVMGTLLLVGLFFELPLPLAVLGHEGSTVLVILNGLRLLAHPRPEPLLQPG; translated from the coding sequence GTGGCTGTCGCCGTCTACATCCTGGCGTTCATCGCCGGGGGACGGGAGACGCTGCATCACACGCTTACCGACCTCAAGCACGGCGAGGTCAACATTGATCTGCTGATGCTGGCGGCCGCCGCGGGGGCCGCCGCGCTCGGAGACTGGCCGGAAGGGGCCGTGCTTCTGTTCCTGTTCTCGCTTTCACACGCGCTCGAAGACTTCATTCTGGGGCGGACCCGTCGCGCGATTGCGGGCCTGATGGAGCTAACGCCGGACGAAGCGACGCTGTTGCGCGACGGCCAGGAACAGCGGGTACCGGTCGAACAGCTCGTTGTCGGCGATCTCGTGGTCGTCCGCCCTTCGGAACGGATACCCGTCGACGGCGTCATCGACGAGGGCATGACGAGCGTCGATCAGTCGCCGATGACCGGCGAATCGATCCCGGTCGACAAATCACCCGGGGATGTCGTGTTTGGCGGGACGCTGAATCAGCAGGGGTTGATTCACGTCCGTGTCACCCGTATTGCGGGCGAGACTACGCTGGCGCGGATGGTGAAGCTTGTCGAGCAGGCTCAGACCGAACGGGCCGCCAGCCAGCGTTTCACCGAGTGGTTCGGCCCCCGCTACACCTGGCTTGTCCTGGGTGGATCGCTTGCCTATTTTCTGCTCCTCTGGCTGGCGCTGGGTTTCGCGCCCTACGACGCGTTCTACCGGTCGATGGCGGTGCTGGTGGTGGCCTCGCCCTGCGCCGTCGTGCTGTCGATCCCCGCGGCGATTCTGACGGCGATCACCAGCGCTGCGAGCGGCGGCGTTCTGTTCAAGGGGGGCGTCCATCTGGAGGACACCGCCCTGCTCAAGACGATGGCGTTTGACAAGACGGGGACGCTCACCCGCGGCCGGCCGGAACTGGTCGGCATCGCAACCGCCGCCGGCGTCTCCGAAGAGCAGTTGCTCAGGGCGGCCGTTGCCATCGAACAGCGTTCGGAACACCCGCTGGCGCGGGCCATCACTCAGGCGGCGGAGACGCGAGGCTATGCTGCGAAGCCCGCAGACGAGATCACGTCGGTCCCCGGCTTTGGCGTCACCGGGACCGTCGACGGACATCGGGTTCAGATCGGCAAAGCCCTGTGGTTCGAACAGAACGGCCCGGCGCTCCCCTCCGAACTGGCGCCACGATTGCGGGAATTCCGCACCGCCGGTCAGACCGTCATCGCCGTCGTCGAGGATCAGCGTTTCCTGGGGCTGCTGGCTGTCGCCGACACGCTGCGTCCCACGGCGGTCAGTGCGATCGGTGAACTGAAAGGGCTGGGCATCGCGCCGCTGCTGATGCTGACGGGTGACAGCATCGACGTTGCCCGCGACTTCGCGGGACATCTCGGGTTGGACTATCAGGCCGAACTGCTGCCGGAGGACAAGCTCAAGCACATCGAACGGCTTCGTGAGCGGCACGGCCCGGTCGGCATGATCGGCGATGGAATGAACGACGCTCCCGCGCTGGCGCTGGCGAATGTCGGTTTTTCGCTGGGAGGAGCCGGGACCGACGTCGCGCTGGAAACGGCGGACGTCGTGATCATGGCCGATGACCTGCGGCGGCTGCCGTATGCGGTGACGCTGGCGCGGCGGACCCAGCGGATCATCCGACAGAATCTCGCCATCGCGTTCGGCGTGATGGGGACGCTGCTGCTGGTCGGGCTGTTTTTTGAACTGCCGCTGCCGCTCGCCGTGCTGGGCCACGAAGGGAGCACGGTCCTGGTGATTCTTAACGGTTTGCGGCTGCTGGCTCATCCCCGGCCGGAGCCGCTGCTCCAGCCGGGTTGA
- a CDS encoding sodium:proton antiporter: MYQVVRSALGLWAVTILLVGAVPATGRAQSPEVVEPSAAAVAAEHDDHAKQPHDDHGATDDSHGDHGPKLGSLLPPFAVIPFSILLLCIAVFPLANPHWWEHNSNKGIIAGVLGVPVAAYLASFGGSGIHAMEHAAKEYVSFLLLLGSLFAISGGIYVRGAFRGTPVVNAIFLALGGAIASLIGTTGASMVLIRPLLRANRGRSRVAHVVVFFIFIVSNCGGLLTPLGDPPLFLGFLKGVPFEWTLRLFPQWLLVNGILLGAFFIWDTIASKTDPHPGHGPEAAQITFGLEGFHNFAFLAAIVAIIYCSGQGIGNGGEPWPWGVSEALMALTGAASFLATSGALREKNNFSFGPIIEVAVLFAGIFVTMIPALALLNVHGKELGVTTPMQYFWASGTLSSFLDNAPTYLAFAATACGTAGVPDEGAYMKVYLAQEGMKGAAILAAISCGAVFMGANTYIGNGPNFMVKAIAEENNIRMPGFFGYMAYSVGILIPIFIVVTFVFFL, translated from the coding sequence GTGTATCAGGTTGTACGATCTGCTCTGGGCCTGTGGGCAGTGACGATTCTGCTGGTGGGAGCGGTCCCCGCCACTGGTCGGGCGCAGAGCCCCGAAGTCGTCGAACCGTCTGCCGCAGCCGTCGCGGCGGAGCATGACGACCACGCGAAACAGCCCCACGACGACCACGGCGCGACCGACGACAGTCACGGCGACCACGGCCCGAAGCTCGGCAGCCTCCTCCCGCCGTTCGCCGTGATTCCCTTCTCGATCCTGCTCCTCTGCATCGCCGTCTTTCCGCTGGCCAACCCCCACTGGTGGGAGCACAACAGCAATAAGGGCATCATCGCCGGCGTCCTGGGCGTTCCGGTCGCGGCCTATCTGGCCTCGTTCGGCGGCTCCGGCATCCACGCGATGGAGCACGCCGCCAAAGAATATGTCTCGTTTCTGCTGCTGCTGGGGTCGCTGTTTGCGATCAGCGGCGGCATCTACGTCCGCGGCGCCTTCCGCGGGACTCCCGTCGTCAACGCCATCTTCCTCGCCCTGGGGGGCGCCATCGCCAGCCTGATCGGGACGACCGGGGCCTCGATGGTGCTCATCCGGCCGCTGCTGCGGGCGAATCGGGGGCGCAGCCGCGTCGCGCACGTCGTCGTGTTCTTTATCTTCATCGTGTCGAACTGCGGCGGCCTGCTGACGCCGCTGGGCGATCCCCCGCTGTTTCTGGGCTTCCTGAAAGGGGTGCCGTTCGAGTGGACCCTGCGGCTGTTTCCCCAGTGGCTGCTGGTCAACGGCATCCTGCTCGGGGCGTTCTTCATCTGGGATACGATCGCCTCGAAAACCGACCCCCACCCCGGTCATGGACCGGAAGCCGCCCAGATCACGTTCGGCCTCGAAGGTTTCCACAACTTCGCCTTCCTGGCGGCGATCGTGGCGATCATCTACTGCTCCGGGCAAGGAATCGGCAACGGCGGCGAACCCTGGCCCTGGGGGGTTTCCGAAGCGCTGATGGCGCTGACCGGGGCGGCAAGCTTCCTGGCGACCTCCGGCGCCTTGCGCGAAAAGAACAACTTCTCGTTCGGCCCGATCATCGAAGTCGCCGTGCTGTTTGCCGGCATCTTTGTCACCATGATTCCCGCGCTGGCGCTGCTGAACGTCCACGGCAAGGAGCTGGGCGTGACGACGCCGATGCAGTACTTCTGGGCCTCGGGAACGCTGTCGAGCTTCCTGGACAACGCCCCGACGTATCTGGCGTTCGCCGCGACCGCCTGCGGCACGGCCGGCGTCCCCGACGAAGGGGCGTATATGAAGGTCTACCTGGCTCAAGAGGGAATGAAAGGCGCCGCAATCCTGGCCGCAATCTCTTGCGGAGCGGTCTTTATGGGGGCGAATACCTACATCGGCAACGGACCGAATTTCATGGTCAAAGCCATCGCGGAAGAGAACAACATCCGCATGCCCGGCTTCTTCGGCTACATGGCCTACTCCGTCGGCATCCTGATCCCCATCTTCATCGTCGTGACGTTCGTGTTCTTCCTGTAG
- a CDS encoding alpha-keto acid decarboxylase family protein, with amino-acid sequence MTRRNGTAATTPETRPRRKAAAKVAAPPPVASPTIGSYLIQRMQDYGIGHVFGIPGDFVLTFYGMLQDSPIEVIGTTREDNAGYAADAYARVHGLSAVCVTYCVGGLSLCNSIAGAYAEKSPVVVISGAPGVEERRSNPLLHHRVRDFNTQREVFEKITVANALLDDPLTAFREIDRCLEAAVRFKRPVYLELPRDRVFAKCPYEHVPTTVPQESDKDALREALAEAAEMINACERPVIVAGVEMHRFGLAADVVKLAEKHSLPMCATLLSKSVVSEKHPLFVGIYEGAMCRESVRKYVEDSDCLIMLGALLTDIDMGIFTAQLNPLKSISVTSESLRISHHHFHDVLVADFVKGLLKQKLSPPVRALPPRPKAEGKFVVRADAPVTTARLFARINEMLDDNMVVVADVGDCLFGAAELTTHKQTEFISPAYYTSMGFAIPASIGAQVGRPDLRPIVLVGDGAFQMTCLELSTAVRQGFNPIVIVLNNKGYTTERFIQDGPFNDILNWEYHRMPDLLGAGWGFEVQTEGDLDQSLKAALANQDAFSLLNVHLDPMDVSPALRRLGERLSKRI; translated from the coding sequence ATGACGCGCCGAAACGGAACCGCCGCAACGACTCCGGAGACGCGCCCCCGCCGGAAAGCGGCCGCGAAAGTCGCCGCTCCGCCTCCCGTTGCTTCGCCGACGATCGGCAGTTACCTGATTCAGCGGATGCAGGATTACGGGATCGGGCACGTCTTCGGGATTCCCGGAGATTTCGTCCTGACCTTCTACGGGATGCTGCAGGACAGCCCGATCGAGGTCATCGGGACGACCCGCGAAGACAACGCCGGCTATGCCGCCGACGCTTACGCGCGGGTGCACGGGCTGAGCGCCGTTTGCGTGACCTATTGCGTGGGGGGCCTGAGCCTCTGCAACAGCATCGCGGGAGCGTATGCGGAGAAGTCGCCGGTCGTCGTGATCAGCGGCGCGCCGGGCGTTGAGGAGCGGCGGTCGAATCCGCTGCTGCACCACCGCGTCCGCGATTTCAATACGCAGCGGGAAGTCTTCGAGAAGATCACCGTTGCCAACGCCCTGCTCGACGACCCGCTGACCGCCTTCCGCGAAATCGACCGCTGCCTGGAGGCAGCCGTCCGCTTCAAGCGACCGGTCTACCTGGAGCTTCCGCGCGACCGCGTGTTTGCGAAATGTCCGTACGAGCACGTCCCGACGACGGTCCCGCAGGAGAGCGACAAGGACGCCCTCCGGGAAGCGCTCGCCGAGGCGGCGGAAATGATCAACGCCTGCGAACGCCCCGTGATCGTCGCCGGGGTCGAAATGCATCGCTTCGGGTTGGCGGCGGACGTGGTCAAGCTGGCCGAGAAACACAGCCTGCCGATGTGCGCGACCCTGCTGAGCAAGTCGGTCGTCAGCGAGAAGCACCCGCTGTTCGTCGGAATCTACGAGGGGGCGATGTGCCGCGAATCGGTCCGCAAATACGTCGAAGACAGTGACTGCCTGATCATGCTGGGGGCGCTGCTGACCGACATCGACATGGGGATCTTCACCGCACAGTTGAATCCGCTGAAGTCCATCTCCGTCACCAGCGAGTCGCTGCGGATCTCGCATCATCATTTCCACGACGTGCTCGTCGCCGACTTCGTGAAGGGGCTGCTGAAGCAGAAACTGTCGCCTCCCGTGCGGGCTCTCCCACCCCGTCCGAAGGCTGAGGGGAAGTTCGTCGTCCGGGCCGACGCTCCGGTAACGACGGCCCGGCTGTTCGCACGGATTAACGAGATGCTCGACGACAACATGGTCGTCGTCGCCGACGTCGGCGACTGCCTGTTCGGGGCGGCGGAGTTGACCACGCACAAACAGACGGAGTTCATCAGCCCGGCGTATTACACGTCGATGGGCTTTGCGATTCCCGCGTCGATCGGCGCCCAGGTCGGCCGGCCGGATCTCCGACCGATCGTCCTCGTCGGCGACGGCGCGTTCCAGATGACATGTCTTGAGCTGTCGACCGCGGTCCGGCAGGGATTCAACCCGATCGTGATCGTCCTCAACAACAAAGGCTACACGACGGAGCGGTTCATTCAGGACGGACCGTTCAACGACATTCTGAACTGGGAATACCACCGGATGCCCGATCTGCTCGGCGCCGGGTGGGGGTTCGAGGTCCAGACGGAGGGAGATCTCGATCAGTCGCTGAAGGCGGCGCTGGCCAACCAGGACGCCTTCAGCCTGCTCAACGTCCACCTGGATCCGATGGACGTCAGCCCGGCCCTGCGGCGACTGGGCGAGCGGCTGTCGAAGCGGATCTAG
- the tatC gene encoding twin-arginine translocase subunit TatC, with the protein MPPSKDLFDDSVMTFGEHLEALRTHLIRAILGLFVAMAGTLYYGESLVIFIRMPIDTALRKANIRAKQTEDMPQLSFWDMMKQQFAPAGMNETQQKEFDALNDPKLQKMITIEIPADALASQLHDLAPEQYPAAPAELKDKTLKLEASSTSFADLRDAVKRIDSPITLNVQEAFMTYLKVALVGGLVIASPWIFYQLWLFVAAGLYPHEQKYVYTYLPMSIVLFLGGVTFCYYAVLPTVLGFLLDFNVRMGLLAQIRISEWISFAIMMPLMFGISFQLPLIMLFLQKISIFGVKDYREKRKIAILAITVLSMILTPTPDPMSMLMMMLPLLALYELGIRLCILTEQKDPLEQPA; encoded by the coding sequence ATGCCTCCCTCGAAAGACCTCTTCGACGACAGCGTGATGACGTTCGGCGAGCACCTCGAAGCGCTCCGGACCCATCTGATCCGCGCAATTCTCGGGCTGTTCGTCGCGATGGCCGGCACTCTGTATTACGGCGAGTCGCTCGTGATCTTCATCCGCATGCCGATCGATACCGCGCTGCGGAAGGCCAACATCCGCGCCAAACAGACCGAAGATATGCCCCAGCTTTCGTTCTGGGACATGATGAAGCAGCAGTTCGCCCCGGCGGGGATGAACGAAACGCAGCAGAAGGAATTCGACGCCCTCAACGATCCCAAGCTGCAGAAGATGATCACGATCGAAATCCCGGCCGACGCGCTCGCCAGTCAGCTTCACGATCTGGCCCCCGAGCAGTACCCCGCCGCACCCGCCGAGCTGAAAGATAAAACACTGAAGCTGGAGGCATCGTCGACTTCCTTCGCCGACCTGCGGGACGCCGTCAAACGGATCGACAGTCCGATTACGCTGAACGTGCAGGAAGCCTTCATGACCTACCTGAAGGTGGCCCTGGTGGGAGGGCTGGTCATCGCCAGTCCCTGGATCTTCTACCAGCTCTGGCTGTTCGTGGCGGCGGGGCTCTACCCGCACGAGCAGAAATACGTCTACACGTACCTGCCGATGAGCATCGTCCTGTTCCTGGGAGGCGTGACCTTCTGCTACTACGCCGTGCTCCCGACCGTCCTCGGCTTCCTGCTCGATTTCAACGTCCGCATGGGACTGCTGGCGCAGATCCGTATTTCCGAATGGATCAGCTTCGCGATCATGATGCCGCTGATGTTCGGCATCAGCTTTCAATTGCCGCTGATCATGCTGTTCCTGCAGAAGATTTCGATCTTCGGCGTGAAGGACTACCGCGAGAAGCGCAAGATCGCGATCCTGGCGATCACCGTCCTGTCGATGATCCTGACTCCCACGCCCGATCCCATGAGCATGCTCATGATGATGCTCCCCCTGCTGGCGCTCTACGAACTCGGCATCCGCCTCTGCATCCTGACCGAGCAGAAAGACCCGCTGGAACAGCCTGCGTAG
- a CDS encoding thioredoxin family protein, whose amino-acid sequence MVCSNGRRCGRGIAAAFALWIAVGVTNALAAEMTEKDAEIRWETSYKAAVTEAQKTGKSVYVHVSATWCGACQSMKAQAFTAPEVRKLLAAGFVPCLLDADAQPALVAKFQVEAYPTGIVVSPELIIRKRITGVKSAGDLQAILAGLPPAKPAPMAVASAEPPASALIPENWAPTRFAALTLVARLKQRASAGLLHN is encoded by the coding sequence ATGGTTTGCAGCAATGGACGTCGCTGCGGGCGGGGAATCGCCGCAGCATTCGCCCTGTGGATCGCGGTGGGCGTGACAAACGCCCTGGCCGCGGAGATGACGGAAAAGGATGCCGAAATCCGCTGGGAAACCAGCTACAAGGCCGCAGTGACCGAGGCTCAGAAGACTGGCAAGTCGGTCTACGTCCACGTCTCCGCCACCTGGTGTGGCGCGTGCCAGTCGATGAAAGCCCAGGCCTTCACTGCGCCCGAAGTCCGCAAATTGCTCGCGGCCGGCTTCGTTCCATGCCTGCTCGACGCCGATGCTCAACCGGCACTCGTCGCGAAGTTCCAGGTGGAAGCCTATCCGACCGGGATCGTCGTCTCCCCGGAACTGATCATCCGCAAACGGATTACCGGCGTGAAATCGGCCGGAGATCTGCAGGCCATCCTGGCCGGCCTCCCTCCGGCTAAGCCGGCGCCGATGGCGGTTGCGAGCGCCGAGCCGCCGGCGTCGGCGCTGATTCCGGAGAATTGGGCGCCAACGCGCTTTGCCGCACTGACCCTCGTCGCCCGGCTCAAGCAGCGGGCATCGGCCGGTCTCCTGCACAACTGA
- the recQ gene encoding DNA helicase RecQ yields the protein MPTADALDSALDVLRQYWGYDELRPFQREAVAAGLNGRDSLVVLPTGGGKSLCYQLPAVCQEGLAIVVSPLIALMKDQVDSLRECGIPAAAVHSALPPAERREIADDIRANRLKLLYVAPERLCTERMLDFLAECPVSFIAIDEAHCISNWGHDFRPEYRLLGQLRDRFPGVALHAYTATATEAVRRDIASQLNLRDPDVIVGLFDRPNLNYRVVPRGDLWKQVTDVVERYRGESGVIYSISRREVDELAERLKRAGYRAVPYHAGLSDVDRHRHQDAFLNDKADIVVATVAFGMGIDKTNVRYVIHTAAPKSVESYQQESGRAGRDGLPSDCCLFFGTRDFVTWRKMQDQLTGQAAEQALVNLREIERFCTGATCRHRTLVEYFGQTYEGQNCGACDICTDPTALLDDALIVGQKILSCVIRVKEGFGADYVAQVLTGSKDQRILANGHDQLSTYNLLGNCRKAEVRQWIDQLAGQGFLEPTGEFRVLCVTPAGRQLLKGETTPRLSKRSQAAPAKASGSRRAAVADFDVALFERLRTLRRELAEARGVPPFVVFGDVTLQDLARRKPRSLEEFLETYGVGEKKCNEYGEIFLKAIADGEDSAPAAPAVRGPESPGDVKPPSSSQLAADELFRAGRSIAEAAATLGRAESTTRQYLVDFLERDGRCDPEPWVSPEIFTQVDGAARELGDFRLKPIFDHLGGAVSYDQLHVAVACLRNALKSATSGNTMGE from the coding sequence ATGCCGACGGCTGATGCCCTCGATTCCGCCCTCGACGTGCTCCGGCAGTACTGGGGTTACGACGAACTGCGGCCCTTTCAGCGGGAAGCGGTCGCCGCAGGTCTGAACGGTCGCGATTCGCTCGTCGTCCTGCCGACGGGGGGCGGGAAATCGCTCTGCTATCAGCTCCCCGCGGTCTGCCAGGAAGGGCTGGCGATTGTCGTCTCGCCGCTGATCGCCCTGATGAAGGATCAGGTCGACAGTCTCCGGGAATGCGGCATTCCCGCCGCAGCCGTCCACAGCGCACTCCCGCCCGCCGAACGCCGCGAGATCGCCGACGACATCCGGGCCAATCGGCTCAAACTGCTCTACGTCGCTCCCGAGCGGCTCTGCACCGAGCGGATGCTCGACTTTCTGGCGGAATGTCCGGTCTCGTTCATTGCGATCGACGAAGCCCACTGCATCAGCAACTGGGGTCACGACTTCCGCCCGGAATACCGCCTGCTGGGCCAGTTGCGCGACCGTTTTCCGGGCGTCGCATTGCACGCATACACGGCCACCGCGACGGAAGCCGTTCGACGGGATATCGCGAGTCAGCTCAACCTCCGCGATCCCGATGTCATCGTCGGGCTCTTCGATCGCCCGAATCTCAACTACCGTGTCGTTCCCCGCGGCGATCTCTGGAAGCAGGTGACCGATGTCGTCGAGCGTTACCGCGGCGAGTCGGGGGTGATCTACAGCATCTCCCGCCGGGAAGTCGACGAACTGGCCGAGCGCCTCAAGCGGGCCGGCTACCGGGCCGTCCCCTACCATGCCGGGTTGTCGGACGTCGACCGTCACCGCCATCAGGATGCGTTCCTCAATGACAAGGCGGACATCGTCGTGGCCACCGTGGCCTTCGGGATGGGGATCGACAAGACCAACGTCCGCTACGTGATCCACACCGCGGCTCCCAAGTCGGTCGAGAGCTATCAGCAGGAGTCGGGCCGAGCCGGTCGCGACGGCCTGCCCTCCGACTGCTGCCTGTTCTTCGGGACGCGGGACTTCGTCACCTGGCGCAAGATGCAGGATCAGTTGACCGGCCAGGCGGCCGAGCAGGCCCTCGTCAATCTCCGGGAAATCGAACGCTTCTGCACCGGCGCCACGTGCCGGCATCGCACACTGGTCGAGTATTTCGGTCAGACGTATGAGGGCCAAAACTGCGGGGCCTGCGACATCTGCACCGATCCGACGGCCCTGCTCGACGACGCCCTGATCGTCGGCCAGAAGATACTCTCGTGCGTGATCCGCGTGAAAGAAGGCTTCGGAGCCGACTATGTGGCTCAGGTTCTGACCGGGTCCAAGGACCAGCGGATTCTGGCCAACGGGCACGACCAGCTCAGCACGTACAATCTGCTGGGAAACTGCCGCAAGGCGGAGGTCCGCCAGTGGATCGACCAGCTCGCCGGCCAGGGGTTTCTGGAACCGACCGGCGAATTCCGGGTCCTGTGCGTCACGCCAGCCGGCCGGCAGCTTCTGAAGGGGGAAACGACTCCCCGGTTGTCAAAACGCAGCCAGGCGGCGCCGGCGAAAGCCAGCGGTTCCCGCCGGGCTGCCGTCGCCGACTTCGACGTGGCCCTGTTCGAGCGTCTGCGGACACTCCGCCGCGAACTGGCCGAGGCCCGCGGCGTGCCGCCGTTTGTCGTGTTCGGCGATGTGACGCTGCAGGATCTGGCCCGGCGGAAGCCCCGTTCACTCGAGGAATTCCTCGAAACCTATGGCGTCGGCGAGAAGAAATGCAACGAATACGGCGAGATCTTCCTGAAGGCCATCGCCGACGGCGAGGACTCCGCACCTGCGGCTCCCGCGGTTCGTGGGCCGGAGAGCCCCGGCGACGTCAAACCGCCCAGCTCGTCTCAGCTCGCCGCTGACGAGCTGTTTCGAGCGGGCCGTTCGATCGCCGAGGCGGCGGCCACGCTGGGCCGGGCGGAATCGACGACCCGCCAGTACCTGGTCGACTTCCTGGAACGGGACGGTCGCTGCGATCCTGAGCCGTGGGTTTCCCCGGAGATTTTCACCCAGGTCGACGGCGCGGCCCGGGAACTGGGAGATTTCCGTTTGAAGCCGATCTTCGACCATCTCGGCGGAGCCGTCTCGTACGATCAGCTCCACGTGGCGGTCGCCTGCCTGCGCAATGCGCTGAAGTCTGCGACCTCCGGCAACACTATGGGCGAGTAA